The Rhinatrema bivittatum chromosome 10, aRhiBiv1.1, whole genome shotgun sequence DNA segment GTGAGTCATCCATTCTTTATAATAAACTGTGAGAGTGATTATTGTACACACAGGTGTAGAGAAGCCTTTCCTTTAGATGTGTGGTTTATTGAAGTCCTGTACTTCATGTGTATGGTATGATACAGCTGTAAGTATTAATGGCATTAAACTTTGCTCCGCTGCAGGCTGAGCACACATATCTCTCCCAGATCTACAACCTGACCCTGCTGTGCATGGAGGAATACATCATCGAGCCTCAGTCTGTGCAGTTCTTAGTGCAGCACGGCTTCGACTTCAACAAGCAGTATTCTCAGGGTATTCCCTATCACAAGGGCAATGACAAGGTGAGCTCTGTGCGCACACCTCTTCATAAGCAGTATTCTCAGGGTATTCCCTATCACAAGGGCAATGACAAGGTGAGCTCTGTGCGCACACCTCTTCATAAGCAGTATTCTCAGGGTATTCCCTATCACAAGGGCAATGACAAGGTGAGCTCTGTGCGCACATCTCTTCATAAGCAGTATTCTCAGGGTATTCCCTATCACAAGGGCAATGACAAGGTGAGCTCTGTGCGCACACCTCTTCATAAGCAGTATTCTCAGGGTATTCCCTATCACAAGGGCAATGACAAGGTGAGCTCTGTGCGCACACCTCTTCATAAGCAGTATTCTCAGGGTATTCCCTATCACAAGGGCAATGACAAGGTGAGCTCTGTGCGCACACCTCTTCATAAGCAGTATTCTCAGGGTATTCCCTATCACAAGGTGAGCTCTGTGCGCACACACCTCTTCATAAGCAGTTTTCACAGGGTCTCCCCTACCACATAGTAACAAGGTGAGCTTTGTGCACCCATATATAAATTCTCTCCACAAGGGATACTCAGGATCCCCAAATGCAAGGGCTAAAAGCTGAGCTTTCTGTGCACACAAGTATCTGTGCACACAAGTATACACACATCCTTTGTACAAGATTTTCTCTAAGAAGGGCAATAAGTTAGAGAGTTGTTGAAGGAAGGAAGGCGAGCTTCTGCTTCTCTGCCAGCTAGCGCTGGAGATTAATCAGGGGAATAAACATTATGTATTTATAGTTGCTCCTTCCTGACTTCCAGTGTACCATTACCTCAGAATCTCTGGCCTAGCACTGTACCCTTGGACGTTACTGCATCATTTTTGTAAGAGGTCAGCACACAATGTTTTGAAACAGAGAGAGTTTCATGGATATCATCAATGTACATGAGAAATTGGCATATACTGGGTTATCAGTGTATACAAACTTAATGCATATTCCTTGTAGATAGCCTGGAAATCTGATTGGCCTATAGGGGGTTATTAGTACACATTTAGGAAAACTTTGGCCTAGTGTTAGATGACGTACAAGTGCTGTAAATTAGCTTGAGAAAAGACTATTGTCActgccatttctctctctctcctctgccacATTAGCCTCATTCACCACTGATCTTTCTGAGTGTTTGGTTCTTCTTATATCATGACCCTTATGTTACTTGGTCTCTCAGGGTGATGAAAGCCGTGGCCAGAGTGTGCGGGGCTTCTTCCTAGAGATTCTCCGTGCTCAGAAGCCTCTGATTCTTCATAATGGGCTGATTGACCTAGCATTCTTGTACCAGTGCTTCTACGCACACCTGCCAGACAACCTGGGTACCTTCACGGCTGACCTCTTCGAAATGTTCCCTGCTGGGATTTATGACACCAAGTATGCCTCAGAGTTTGAGACCCGTTTTGTGGCCTCGTATCTGGAGTATGCCTACAAGAAATGGTAAGGATCAGGTCAGGCTCTTGCCAGAATCCTGAGTACTGAAGCAGCACTTTTGATGCTCCTTTTGTCATCATTTGTTTAGttatgggaaatgggctacactcAAAAGCTGTGATTATACAATTAAACCAGTAGCTGAATCTctgtggcaggctgcaagtacaatAATGACTAGATATCCTAATACAAATGCAGCTGTCTGGCCAGCCATGTGGGGGACAGAGGAGGCCAAATGTTAGAGCAGTGGCCTTGGTGGTAGTGATTAGACATGGAaagggaggagggctgggagtgaaCTAAACCCAGGTTCCCTGTACCTacccggatcattccagactcctgggtttatgcatccataccagcagatggagaaagagaaagttTAGCTGACACTGTTTTATAATCCCTAGTGCACCTGCATTTCCTCAGgatttctctgtctcctgcagataGAAAATCCGCCATGACATTCTCGTTGCCCCATTAAGTCACACTCTTCTAGATCCGGGCAAATGGGAACGGTCAGAGTCGGCGATGCAGCTCATTCGCGAGAAGTGGGATTGTCCACCTGTAGATTTGATGGTGTCTCGCCACAATGCAAAACTGCTACAATTTTTCAGATGCAGACGAGACTACGGAGCCGAGGGAGTCAATGCTCTAGTGATTCCTTGGCCTCAGAGTTCTACTTtacatgtttcctccatggctTCCGGTGGGCAAGATTTTGTGCAGAATAGAGACACACCTGGGGAGTAGCCACGTCTCCCGTGGTTTGCGGAACTTAACTTGGCTGTGGACGGTCCAATATGGTTCAGTCACCTCACTCATCTGCTCCcgcaaggtcccatatttttcaaTTAGGCAGATTGCTTCtatctagcagcttggcttttgagaggcgacgtttaaGGTACCTAGAGCCGGTTATTAGTACCATtctgcatgcaaggtgcacatctCCCATGTTGTCTTATGTCCGAgcctggaaggtttttgaggcttgGGGTGTGGCCAAAGGTGATGTTGCTGCATTGCAGGCTTTGGTGTCCCAGATTTTATCCTTCCTGCAAGATGGCTTGGCCTTTAACTCTCTCCGagttcaggtagcagctctgACCTCATAGCAAGGGATGATTGACGAAAGATCTTTCTCTCATCCTGATGCTGTAGGGTTTCTTTGAGGCGTCAAGAATTTACATCCTCGCTACGGAAGGTCTGCccatcttggaatcttaatctggtccttTGAGCTTTGTGTGAACCACCTTTTGGGCCTCTTTGTAAGGAGACTcttaaggatttgaccttgaaggttgttttcctggtagccatttgttcgGTGGGGATAATATCAGAGTTGCAGGCTTTATCTTGTAGGGACCCGGTTCCTACACATTTCGGATTTGGAGGTGTCCTTCCGGACGGTTCCATCTTTCCTTCCCTAGGTGGTCTtggcttttcatgttaatcagacagcCGAACTTCCAGCTTTTCCCAATTTGGAGGCTGCTTCTCAGGTGAGGGAACTCAGGCGTTTGGAGGGCCTTACTGAGATATCTGGAGGTGACCAATGTCTTTTGGAGATCTGATCACCTATGTTTTGTGGAGTGGCGCAAAGAAAGGGCTCCAGGCTTCCAATGCTACCATTGCGAGGTGGCTCAAGGAGGGTATTGGGTCAGCCTATATTCTTAAGGGCCTCCAGCTGCTGGATGGTTTACGTCTCATTCTACTTGATAGCAAGCGGCCTTGTGGGCGTGTGGCAACTTGGTGTTGCCACACGAGATTTGTTGGATGACTAcatggaagtcactgcatactttTTAGAGTCGTCATTGCCTAGATGTCTGGAATCCGGAAACCCATTCCTCCGGTGAGAGTGTTTTGcaagtgggactctccaggtcccaccccgcgtaaggggctttggtacatcccaggagtctggactgatcctggtacgtacagggaaaggaaaattggttcttacctgctaattttcgttcctgtagtaccacagatcaggccagagCCCGCCtgcttgatggaggtggagagtcTTCTGCTCCGCTGTGCTCTTCTTGTTATGCAGATTTTTCTTCAGAGCTTTAACAAATGTTTTCAAGATTTTGTAAGTGAGTTTTTGTGCTGGGTACatatcaatactgaggaactgcaggtggcaccagtgcTTATCAAGCAGTCTTAGTTAAactttctcagtctccatctgctggcatggatACATAAACCCAGGAGTGATCTGTGGTACAACAGGAATGAAAattggcaggtaagaaccaattttcctatcctgtATGTTTTTGAGAGTGGAGTAGTGGAAGGGTAGAGGTTTCTTTTCTCTATTCATCATAGTTTTTATCTTGGTAGCTTCTAGGCATAGAGCTTGTATCTATCCTTCTATTGTTTGTCATAACATTACTGAGGAACCCTGTCTTCCTTCCAGCTAATAGAGTTAATCTACCCTTCTTAGCAGTGTGGCTGGATGGCTTTGctgtttttctgctgtcatctgtaCTTGTTTACTGTCTAAACAGACTTGAGGAAGGTTTCAAAGTAGGGTAGTTGTGGAGGAAATGGGAGGCTTATTCCTGTGCATACATTAGCTGTCAGTTTTCTCCAGTTGTGGTTTAGTCATAGTAGGGGTGGGTATAGTGCACAGAGGTGAAATATTTGTGTGTATAAGATAGGGGTTGGAGCAGACATGAGCATGGCTATACACGTGTGTAACCCTCTCCCTGTGCCCTAGCGTAGCCAGGTGCTACCACATGCTCCTTACAAAGTGGGGAATTACTACTCGCCCTGAGCTCAGAATGCTGCTTATAAATATGATGAGCTGAGTATCATTTCCAGAGAAAGATGGGATTTCTGTTCTGTTTCAGCAAACGGGAGAACTGTAAGCGGATGGATGGTGACGGCACCTACTTATCAGTCGAGTTCTGTAACTACCCTGCCAGCATGTCTGCATATATCGATTACCGCTACTGCTCTCTGCCTCCTGCAAGTAGGAAGCCTGAGGCAGGAGTGGTGGTCGTGTGTGAGACCTTCTCggtaaggagggggggggagggcttctGGCCATGTGAGGGTTGCTTGGGTGGTAGGAAGGGAGGGTGGTGTGGGTGGTGGTCGTGTGTGAGACCTTCTCGGTAAGGAAGCGGGGGAGGGCTTCTGGCCATGTGAGGGTTGCTTGGGTGGTAGGAAGGGAGGGTGGctggtggtaggggggggggggggggcttctggcCATGTGAGGGTTGCTTGTGTGGTAGGAAGGGAGGGTGGCTGTGGCTGGTGGTAGTGGGGGAGGGCGGCTTCTGGCCATGTGAGGGTTGCTTGGGTGGTAGGAAGGGAGAGTGGCTGGTGGTAGGGGGGGGAGGGCTTCTGGCCATGTGAGGGTTGCTTGGGTGGTAGGAAGGGAGGGTGGCTGACGCTGATGAGTCACTTCTTTGCTTTTGAAGGCCTATGGCTGGTGCCCATATGGGCTGAACTGTGCTCAGTCTCACAACATCGACCTGATCATTGATGAAGACGAAAAAGGGGAAAAGCGGAAAAAACGGCGAAACAGGAGGAAGCGGAAGCAGAACGTTGAAACGGCACCACCTGAGTTCATGGAGCAAGATGGGAGCCCCCCGCAGAAGCAAACCTGTACGCTCTCAAGCTGTGAGCCCAAAGACTGCTCTCTCCCTCTGAGCCCCGAGCACAAGCCAAGCAATAGCACCAGCAGTGACATAGAGGGAGAATGTGACCCCAGTCTGGAGCAGGGGGGAGCGTCTGAGCACATGCAGGAGGAAGCAGCGGCAGAGCTGCTGGGAATGGAAGTGACTACAGCCATGACAGTTAGGGCCCAGGACCAAGCTCCTACTGTTCCCACAGGAGAAGAGGGTGAGGAGAGGACAAAGAgaggacagggggaggggggcattcaTCGAGCTGGCTTTGATGCATTCATGACTGGCTATATTATGGCATATGTCTGTATGGTGAAGAAAGGGGCAACCAAGATGGTAGAAACAGGGCCCTGGCTGCCAGACTGTCACAATAAGGTCTACTTAAGTGGGAAAGCAGTGCCACTGCAGATTGTGAAAAGCATGTTCTCCAAGTCCTCTAGGGCCCATAGTCAGAAGCTAAAGCTGGTGCAGGGCCCAGCCTAGGGTGGGAACGGGAGAACATGTGCAATGTTAATCTGTAACAGCCCTCAGGGAGGGCTCTAACTTCTTATTCTTTATCTTTAAAAAGGCACTGCAAGTgcatcctggaggagaggggcgCTCGCAGGACATCTCTCATGACTTGGCCTAAGAgttgtttgtatatatttttttcatgcaggAGATCCTAAAAACACAAATGGCCAAGCACAGGGTAGAGCATCCCTGCACTAAAGGACCAGTTGTGTCTCTAATATAGTTTAATGGTATTGATGGTAAGGAACTGTAATAAAAGGACTAGAAAAGTTTAGTGTTATGTCAGGTAATTGTGGGTCTGGATTCATCAGCATGACCTTGTCCTTAGTCCTGACAAGTGTGGTTTGATGTTGCACTGAAGACAGACAGGCACCCCTTGGCCCCAGCAGGCTGGGGCTGGCACTTACTCTACACCTACCTCTATTTTCCCTTTGGAAAGGGAGCTCCCTGTTCAGTTGCAACTGGAAGCACCAGCTGCTCTAGCAttattcctctctcccctcctctttgcTTAAACAAAACTTACACGTAACCACTCCTACACCACTATGAAAACTGAACTAAAGGACAACCGAGTGTGTGTCTGCTGCTGCAGTTATATCAGCTTTACACTAAACAAAGCTACTCCAAGAGGATGAAGGGTGAAAATATATTGTTTAGCTGCATAGCTTAtcctaatatttatttaaggGTGGGTGTGAGAGGAAAGCACTTCATTTCTCTAGCTGAATAAGAGAAAAGGCCCAGAGTAGCAGCAAACCATCAGCTTACTTTAATGTGAAGAAGCAGAAAACCATTTACAACAGATTGACAGCAACAGACTTCTTTGGTTCTTCACTAGTGCTATAATACTCTACCCCATGTGAGTTTAAAACCAAGAACCATTTTTCCACACTCAAATATACCAAATCCTATGCAATGGAAAGAGGTATACAGCCATGATATTTTATAATCACACATCAGTGTCCCTGTACTTAAGCAAACTTTAATTATATTAGCTATTTACAAATATGGATATAAAACTCCATCAGTACAAAAAATAGAACATCTTGCAAAGTGTCTTCAATGGATTTTAGCCCCTGCCAGCTTACTGCTTGCATAGAAATGTAGGGACAGACAGTACAAGCAGCAGGGCTGCATGGGGCACATAATTTAAGTGTCTGTACAGACCAACATGGTTAATAGAAAGTTTATCCTACACTTTACAACTGGAGAAAGGCATGAAATAAGTTTAACAGCAGCTTTGGGAAtccatggtttaaaaaaaaaaaaagtggtcctTGGTGGAACTCTCCTTACGTTTAAAACAACAACTGGGTGCAAACATTGATTCTAACCTAAAAGTAGATAAATTAcactctttacaaaaaaaaaaaaggttcctggAAGCAGCAACCAGCCTCAAACCATGGTAGCCCAGATCCAGCCCAAAGTTAGAAAGGCTCCCTGACCCAGACTATCCTTTTGTACTCCGCAAACATTAAGCCTTGCTGACAGCTTAAAGAGGGGAGGACGGGTTTCATCAGGTCAGCCTCTGCAATGGTAGGAGCAGGAAGGAGTAACCCGTGATTACAAGAGAGTTGGTGTTGCAGGAAGCAGTAGAAGGGAATCCTAGTAAAGTGCacaccccagcagcagcagcgtgtAAAAATCATTCACTTTCCCATGCTTGGAGAGCGGCTGCTGCAGCTCTGCCTACAGGGTGACTGCACAAATGAGAAGTCAATGGCAGAGGGGAAATTAAACTACCACTCTCCTCCAGTTACAACAAAATGGGATATGGCGCCTCTGCTGGACTTAAACCTGTCACTAACTGGCTCTCCCAGCAGCAAAACACATTTCTCAATAGCTGATATCCACTGAATCCCAGGCAAAGAAGCTGAAGCTGACTAAATACTATTTTGGACCATCTATGACCAAAAAGCAACCTTAAATATTTAAGTTAATGACTGTTCTTGATCAGGCACCAGCTCTTGTCAACACTTTCCATTTACTGCCCTCCACAATCCTTGGCACAGCCTAAGCCAGGCCTGCACTTAAGATACGTTCAATAACCATTAAATCCCTCTAGCTGCTGACCCTTCACTCTGGGGTTCACACCTCCCATCCAACACCGATAGGAATGCTAGTGGGACCCAACCACAGGAGCCTGGGTAGGGCTACTAACATCCGGCTCATGGCACAAGTAGAAAAATGGAATACAAGGAGGTAGGGCCAGCATCTGGCTAAACAAAAACCCATGGAGTAACTGCGCTGGGGACTATTCCCCACTTTTCAAGGGCTCAAGCAGTCTGCTTCCTACTTGAACATTATCAGGTTAAATCTGAGCCTTTGCTTCCAATAGCACAGCAGCCATAGAGAGAAAACATGATGCTCTCCATTTTACCACACGACGTACCAGGCTCCATCAAGAAAGCCCACGTGTATGTAAGATATGGCTGCCCTCCGAGAAGGGAAAAGGTAAACTTACGATTATTGCCCTGTGCAGCTGGATTT contains these protein-coding regions:
- the LOC115099719 gene encoding target of EGR1 protein 1-like, which produces MTCLKVPVIDVQNDNFRELWPSMLLAIKSSSFIAVDTAEHTYLSQIYNLTLLCMEEYIIEPQSVQFLVQHGFDFNKQYSQGIPYHKGNDKGDESRGQSVRGFFLEILRAQKPLILHNGLIDLAFLYQCFYAHLPDNLGTFTADLFEMFPAGIYDTKYASEFETRFVASYLEYAYKKCKRENCKRMDGDGTYLSVEFCNYPASMSAYIDYRYCSLPPASRKPEAGVVVVCETFSAYGWCPYGLNCAQSHNIDLIIDEDEKGEKRKKRRNRRKRKQNVETAPPEFMEQDGSPPQKQTCTLSSCEPKDCSLPLSPEHKPSNSTSSDIEGECDPSLEQGGASEHMQEEAAAELLGMEVTTAMTVRAQDQAPTVPTGEEGEERTKRGQGEGGIHRAGFDAFMTGYIMAYVCMVKKGATKMVETGPWLPDCHNKVYLSGKAVPLQIVKSMFSKSSRAHSQKLKLVQGPA